The Salvelinus alpinus chromosome 3, SLU_Salpinus.1, whole genome shotgun sequence genome segment gtctcgtacacgtcgatccagagaatcccaaacatgctatgtctggtgagtatgcaggccatggtagAACAGGGACATTTTAAGCTTCCATGAATCATGCAGAGATCCTTACATCATGGggttgtgcattatcatgctgaagcggcagatgaatggcacgacaatgggcctcaggatctcgtcacagtatctctctgcattcaaattgccatcgataaaatgcaaatgGCTtggttgtccatagcttatgcctgcccataccataaccccactgccaccatggggcactctgttcacaacgttgacataagCGAACCACTCGCCCctacaacgccatacacgtggcctGCTGTTGGAAGTACagccaaattctctgaaacgacgttggaggcgacatatggtagagaaattaactaattctattctctggcaacagctctggtggacattactgcagtcagcatgcgaATTGcgctctccctcaaaactttagacatcgttggcattgtgttgtgtgacaaaagtgcacaatttagagtggccttttattgtccccagcacacggTGCACCTGTGTACTGATtggggttgcaaagggtcggaaactttccggtaaatttccgtaaattttccatgggaagttaagcccgggaatttggggaattttgcttaaattcaacaaaaaaagttagcttataacagtgacccttttttgtgggatacacataaggcaattctaggtcttgtggcatattttggttaaactatccccaattcaatggaattgcaaccctctgcatgcacagtgcattcttccatcacatgtacagctgattctcaagatcttgcacactaatgagacgcttttgagcccacactactacactgtctgagccaaggactacatgctatTTAGTAAGTTtggattacaatactgggtggggtgaatatattttatatgaaatACATGATttcttgttaacttctttgggacaggggggcagtattgagtagcttggataaaaaggtgcccagagtaaactgcctgctactcagccctaaaagctagaatatgcatataattagtggatttggatagaaatcactcggaagtttctaaaactgtctgaatgatgtctgtgagtataacagaactcatatggcaggcaaaaaccagagaaaaaaatccaaccaggaagtgggaaatctgaggtttgtagtttttcaactctttgcctatccaagatagtgtaaatttggtccgcttgcacttcctaaggcttccactatatgtcaacagtctttagaaccttgtttgatgcttctactgtgaaggagggggaatgggagctgaatgagtcaggggtctggcatgagctgatcacgcgcGCTCACGTGAGatttagctgcgttccatcgcatttctaaagacaaaggaatttgaaacattattgaagatttatgttaaaaacatcctaaagattcaatctatacttcgtttgacatgtttctacgaactgtaataagttcagacttttcgtctgaactttcgcctggacttgcccgcgcctcgtgagtttggattgtgtactaaacgcgcaaacaaaaaggaggtatttggacataaatgatggactttatcgaacaaatcaaacatttgtcGAActggtgaagatcatcaaaggtaagtgaatatctataatgctatttctgacttctgttgactccacaacatggcggatatctgtatggcttgttttgttgtctgagcgctgtactcagattattgcatggtgtgctttttcggtaaagcttttttgaaatctgacacagcggttgcattaaggagaagaggatctaaaattccatgcataacacttgtatcttttagcaatgtttattatgagtatttctgtaaattgatgtggctctctgcaaaataaccggatgttttggaactactgaacataatgcgccaatgtaaactgagatttttagatacaaatatgaactttatcgaacaaaacatacatgtattgtgtaacatgaagtcctatgagtgtcatctgatgaagatcatcaaaggttagtgattcattttatctctatttctgctttttgtgactcctctctttggctggaaaaatggctgtgtttttctgtgactaggtactgacctaacataatcgtttggtgtgcttttatcgtaaagcctttttgaaatcggacactgtggctggatttacaacaagtttatctttaaaatggtgtaaaatacttgtatgtttgaggaattttaattatgggatttctgttgttttgaatttggcgccctgcaatttcactggctgttgttgaggtgggacgctagcgtcccgaatatcccagagaggttaactagtaaatagtagcctacagcaatgtgtgtttaaataatttctaacttgttaacaatttctgctagttagtttttgctaccatgtaggttttagcttgcttgagccggATACACCCTACTAGTGTAAATTCACCtttttccatacatgtttcatttaaaaacatttatcttacaaaggagttgtttaatctaaccgCTTAACAATTTatatgtacatggaattgtatttgtttttaaaaaCTCATTTTTATCaactttacaggaaaatgccacgggcactatctgatgtgtggagacatttacCTGCAgataatgtagaaggaaaagctgtttacatttgcaaatactgtgccaaatcatatgtgaagaatgcaacaaagatgcagaatcatctggccaagtgcataaagttccatcagcgctcacaacaagcaacctctgacaaaagtccttcTACTTCTATTTGaaatgaaaatgatgaatcagacaccttatcattagcaacagctcatggtcctccaggaatcagaagtttttttttactaaatggaggaacgtagtcagagaaatgctgattaatgtcttgctcgagctgtgtaagcaactggttcacctctgatgctcacaggcaatgtgtattggaagagatttctgaatgttcttcgcccagcatagaGTTCAGCAGAGTTCAAGTgaaaggtcaagcaaatcatagagaaagcagactgtattgcaatcatctctgatgggtggtcgagtgttcgtgggcaaggaataattaactacatcatctccacccctcaaccagtattctacaagagcacagacacaagggacaacagacacaccggtctctacattgaagatgagctgaaggcagtcaaaaATGACCTTGGACcccagaaggtatttgcactggtgacagacaatgctgcgaacatgaaggctgcttggtctaaagtggaggagtccttccctcacatcacacccattggctgtgctgctcatgcattgaatctgctcctcaagaacaccatggcactgaaaacaatggatacaccctacgagagagccaaggaaattgttaggtatgtgaagggtcatcaagttatagcagcaatctacctcaccaagcaaagtgagaagaataagagcacaacattgaagctgcccagaaacacccgttggggtggtgttttcatcatgtttgacagtctcctggaggggaaggagtctctccaagaaatggccatatcacagtctgccgatgtGGCCAGCCCAATCAAGAGGATCCTCCCggattatgtattttgggagagagtggtaagcagcctgaaactcctgaaacctatagcagtagccattgcacagattgagggagacaatgcaatcctgtctgatgttcagactcagcttgtaatgtaagaaaataaatccgtactgccctgcccacttcactgttgctccaagcagaggaaactgtagttccgaaatacatcaaaaagcgtgaagacttctgcctgaagcccatacacgccgcagcgtacatgttggaccccaagtatgctggcaagagcatcctgtctggtgcagagatcaacaaggcctatggtatcatcactaccgtgtctcgccaccttggcctggatgaaggcaaggttcttggcagtctggcgaagtacacttccaagtaaGGGCTTTGgaatggagatgcaatatggcagttgtgccaacatatcacatcagccacctggtggaatggactttgtggatctgaggctctttcccctgttgcctccatcatcttCTAAATCacaccaacatcagccacctcagagcgaaactggtccttgtttgggaacacacacaccaaagtacgcaacaggctgaccaatacaagggttgaaaaactGGTTGCCACCCGGGCAAATTTtgggctttttgagcctgacaacgagctaacctcaacaaggttggaaagtgacagtgaagatgaggcttcagagtctgatgttcaagaggtggacattgaggaggtccagggagaagacatggaagcctgagaggaagacaaccaaagctttagtttctagactatcattttacagaagtattttgaaaacgtttttgggagatgcgatggatcattggggatcattcaatattccctttcttttgttgttcagtgaaatcatcccatgtgaagagtctactcatttaattaaagttcaattcgtaactaaatagttttaaaaatttatattggaaggatttaatcatttgtaaTTAGGtttacttatgataaggtaaaaggtttatgtttctgtctccatatgcactcactgtatatagacttttccccCCTATTtctttctattgtattattgactgtatgtttgtttattccatgtgtaactctgtgttgttatgtgtcgaactgctatgcttcatcttggccagttcgcagttgcaaataagaacttgttctcaactagcctacctggttaaataaaggtgaaaaatatatataaattttacatctacatttaattggtattaatattaatttgcatatattcccacagaaagtttccacctctgaatattccccaaaatgtacaACCCTAGTAATGATCAtattgtttaatcagcttcttcatatgccacacctgtcagctggatggattatcttggcaaaggagaaattctcactaacagggatgtaaacaaatttgcacACACAATTTGatagaaatacgttttttgtgcatatggaaaatgtctgggatctttttcagctcatgaaacatgggaccaacactttacatgttgtgtttatatttttgttcagtgtaccaTAGCTAAGGCCTCTGAAAAATAGCCTCTGCTGAAGTAATACAGGAAGGGGTCCTCACCACGAAAGCAGACTGGTCGGCGGGCAGGAGGCCGTTACAGCGGCTCAAGGCCTCGTCTCCAGGCTGCACTTCCGAGTCCTCCAGCAGGGGGAGCTGTCCTGGGGTCAAAGCATCGCTCAGTTCCTGGGTGTCCTTGTCCGAGCCCCTCAGCCGATACACCACCGCATCTAGCAACCCCTGGGTGGGGATCCCTGTTTGAAAGGCAGAGGGCGGGCTGAAGGGGCTGCGGTACAGGGCTACTGCGTCCGGTCCGTTCTGGATGGTGTTGGGTGGCAGGCGGATCGAGGGGGCCGGGACCAGCCTATCACTGCCCACCAGGAAGTAGCCTTGGGCAGTGGTGAAGTGGCCTGTGAGGCTGATCTCGCGGTAGGGCTTGCTGTTGTGTCCGCTGAACAGGAGGAGCCACACGGCCTGCAGAGAGACGCGGCGGCCCGACGGGTGCCACAGCTCGATGAACTCGCCATCCTCGGCTGAGCCCGGGTTGTCAGCATTTACCTCGCTGATCAGAAAGTCTCCCCGACCccagggagggaggtgagggggCACTTCCGTACCCCCAGGGACCACTGAAGAGCGGAAAAAGGAGATTTACCAAATTGCAACAGGTCAAAACTCACTACTATTTTGATAAATTAGATTGTCTCTTCAATTTGGTAACTATTTACATTAAATTGCTCTTACACCCGTGTTTGTAAACACATTGTTAGATAGCAATTATATTCTATTCAATGTATGTTCATTATCCTAAATGTTTATTGAATTTAATTGGCTATGATTGATTAGAAGCTAATCGATTTGCCTATATGCACTAATGTGTATCACCAATCGAAAGCATCCCCAATGTAAAGGTGTCAATGTGATAGAGAAATATGCAACACTCACCAGTGGCGTGAGGGCAGATCTTTGGCCATGGGCACTGGTTGGGCTGTCCGGGGGTTTGTGGCGCTTCCCAGAATACACCAGGGTCTCTGGTCCAACTGGCCACACCACAGCGACTGAGGTAGAGGCCTCCTTCCCCAAACCTGAGAAAGACCAGCAAGGTTAGTACTTCAGCCTAAGACAGATAAATAGATGGATGGGTGGCTGGATGAGTATGGATGGGTGGATTACCTGGCGCTGAGCTGATAGGGCTGTCTGCCTGGTATAAGGGTCTCTGTGAGGTTGGCGCTGGGTTGGTTTCCTGGTCCAGCGAACACAAAGGCGTCTAGGGGCTGCGTCTGGCTCAGGGGGCTGCCTACAGGGAAGTCAGAGGCCTTGCCACTGTACAACGCCACTGCCCCCGACTCATCTCCTGATGTATAACATAGTAGAACTTAATCACTCAACATAGCTTTCACACCAACAAACACGGCACTTTTCATACACAGGACGTGAAACAATTTGCATAGATATAATTTCACACACAAAATACACAGGTCCAGCTCCTTGACTCATAGAAATCTCTGCAAGACCCAATGAAGAGATATGAAGCTTTTCTCAGCCCTGAAGACCAGTAGGAGCTCCTCCAGGTACAGGTTCACTGACCTTTCATGTTGTTCTTGTCGATGGTGATGGAGATCAGGCCTTCCCTGGAGGTGTGCACGTCGACACTCTCACTGACCGTGTCCGTCCGCCCGTCCAGCACCAGCAGCACCAGAGGCCCTGCAGCCTGGGACTCGCTTAGCTCCACAAACCCGTCCACCTGCCCCCCTCCCAGCTTCAGCTCGCTGATACGCGTGGTGGCAGTGCTGGGATCAGGGGGGTTGCAGCGGTTGCGTTGGCCAGGTGATGGCAGGTCCACCTGGAAGCCCCAGCTTTCCCCAGAGATCAGGCACCTTTCGATGGACTCGTCCCCCTCGTGGGCCCCCTCGTCCTCCACGAAGGCCGACTCCCCAGGGGTCAACGTCTCAGCCAGGACTTCCACGCCCCCGGAACGCCGCGTCATGTACACGATGGCATCCACCAGCCCCACGGCTGTGGCGTTCATCTTCTCCCCGTAGCGTGCCGCAGACGTGTGGTAGAGCGCGATGGCGTCTGGGCCATTCTGGACGGTGTTGGGTGGGAGGGGGATGGCCGGTTTTGGCTGCATGTCCACCGAGCCAACCAGGAAGAAGCCTCGGTCATCTGTGGTGTGGCCCTTCAGGTCCAGTACTTTGTAGGCTATGTTGCCGTTTCCATTGTAGAACACCAGGGTGTAGCCTTCCAGTGAGGCCCTCTGGCCGCTGGTGTGGTAGAGCTCAACAAACTCAGTGGTGTCCAGTTTGGGGTTGTCTGCGTTGACTTCACTGATGATGAGGCAGGGATCTCCCCGGACTGACgcacccagacacacagacaggcagacagcgtATGTTGCAACCAGGTGAAGGGCCAGTCTTACCATCATGGTTAACTACTTCCCCAAAAATGTCAGTGCTAAAATGCATTAAAGGTTGAAAGTCTGAAAGATGAAGAAAATTAAGAAGAAACTTTTGAGGCACAAAAACAACAATTATTGACTAGAAATCACAGAAGGTGAAATTATGTTGTGGTGAGGATTTCATAACGGTCTTCACCACCCAGACAAGGGGCAAACTCAAAACTACATTACTGTTTATCGGTTTTAACAAAAATAGAGAGTGCATGTTGCAATCTAGGCTAGTAGTATCTGATGATTGAGTCGCCAAAAACAGGAATATGATCGGGAATGTATGTCTCTTACGAGTTACAGTGTGGGTAAATCCTGCATTTCCTGGAAAGCACATGTAGACTAGGATACATTTATTTCATCCAAAATAATTTAGGCCGTGGCTGCGGATTAATGCAAAAATTGGTAAACTGTGATTTGTATTTTTTCTCACTAGTACTAggacaaaaacatgttttatagCTTCCTGGACCTTGAATTAACCAAATCGTAGCTGTAATCTTCGGTAAAAAAcgttaaaataaaaatgtgcgTAATTCAATTTTCGATCGTTTCTTACCAAACCGTAGACCAGGGAATCACTACGACAGTGAATATTGGCTCGAGCACCATTGCGCATAGAAAACGAAGAAAGTTGCTtgctaattatttattttttaaaagctTTACTATACGTGCTCTGTAGCTATAGAGTGTAAATATTGGAACTGAATATCTTCAGTTAAAACCCCATTCAAGACCACTACTTGTTGCATAGA includes the following:
- the LOC139570378 gene encoding uncharacterized protein, whose translation is MMVRLALHLVATYAVCLSVCLGASVRGDPCLIISEVNADNPKLDTTEFVELYHTSGQRASLEGYTLVFYNGNGNIAYKVLDLKGHTTDDRGFFLVGSVDMQPKPAIPLPPNTVQNGPDAIALYHTSAARYGEKMNATAVGLVDAIVYMTRRSGGVEVLAETLTPGESAFVEDEGAHEGDESIERCLISGESWGFQVDLPSPGQRNRCNPPDPSTATTRISELKLGGGQVDGFVELSESQAAGPLVLLVLDGRTDTVSESVDVHTSREGLISITIDKNNMKGDESGAVALYSGKASDFPVGSPLSQTQPLDAFVFAGPGNQPSANLTETLIPGRQPYQLSARFGEGGLYLSRCGVASWTRDPGVFWEAPQTPGQPNQCPWPKICPHATVVPGGTEVPPHLPPWGRGDFLISEVNADNPGSAEDGEFIELWHPSGRRVSLQAVWLLLFSGHNSKPYREISLTGHFTTAQGYFLVGSDRLVPAPSIRLPPNTIQNGPDAVALYRSPFSPPSAFQTGIPTQGLLDAVVYRLRGSDKDTQELSDALTPGQLPLLEDSEVQPGDEALSRCNGLLPADQSAFVVAPPTPLRENSCPRPPPPPEGVVISEVGGARWTNHSRQRGFVELLGPPLTSLQGLVLTVFEENRTGTTMALPLTSITDHNGFYLIGNVTGADQVFPEGATIPANGAVVLCSDTVTVCRAGTTLTNSTLRDTLVFSNDLRLLIKLSATRGQQVMPVLRSVEEGPVSLSRCSCCEARSPSSWTSSSPTPRLTNICPSPAFSSDIDLCLAPLSGDWQEHPGNCSGLVQGHSEMDVAGYLEERCHCGISALYLQVANFSCAAGWLRVQGNIQALSDHQRALILQTSPTQGDTCNGPATDRHMSTESALGLHIGLVIGVLLLLGLGAALFTYLYKKRRPLDYYSMELNEHGEGLSEL